The Paenibacillus sp. 481 DNA window AATGCCTGCTGAATAGAGCAAAATAGCCAAAATGAGCACGGGCGCGATGTAGCGCAGCAAGAACATCCACCATTTAAACCAAGCGCCATCAATTCCTGTATCTTGACGCACTTGTTTCCAAGCATAGCCCGCAAAGATAGTCACGATGAGTCCACCAAACGGAAGCAAGATGTTCGATGTCAGGAAGTCTACTAGATCCATAAATGATTTGCCGAACAACGTAAAGTCTGCAAGCAAGCTCGTTCCTGATAGAGCGGACAAGGCACCGACTAAGAAACAAGCGAACGTGGTAATGACCGTTGCTTTGACACGAGTCCATTTCCATTTGCCCATCGCGTAAGCAACAGGAACCTCTAGAATAGATACCGCTGATGTCAGAGCGGCAATGGCTAAGAGAAGGAAGAACAGGCCGCCGAACAAATGGCCGAACGGCATTGCAGCGAACGCGGCTGGCAGAGCCATAAAGGCAAGTCCTGCGCCTTGTGTAGGTTCAATATTATAAGCAAATGAAGTCGGGAAAATAATTAACCCCGCAATGAGAGCATACAGCAAATCACCTACACCTACTGCGAATACCGCGGATTTAAGCGATTGCTGCTTTTTCATATAGCTACCGTATGTAATCATAATTCCCATCCCGAGAGAGAGGGAGAAGAAGGCGTGGCCGAGTGCGACGAGCGCGGATTCAGCAGTAAGCTTGGAGAAGTCAGGCTTCAGGAAAAACTCAACCCCTGCCATCGCGTTAGGAAGCGTAAGAGCTCTACCCATTAAGATAATCAAAATAATAACGAGCCCTGGCACTAATATTTTATTAAATTTCTCAATACCGCCTGAAATGCCTCTACCAACTACGATACCCGTACCCACCATGGCAACGGTCTGCCACATTAGCGGCATATATCCCGCGGTAAAGTTAGTAAAACGTTCTGTAAATAAATGATCGGTGTACAATAAATCAGAGAAGGATAGAACCGCGTAATGCATTGTCCAGCCTGCTACAACGGAGTAGAAGGACAAGACTAGAAACGCCGCAAGAACAGAAATGAAACCAAGGGAGCCCCACTTTTTATTATTAGAAGATAACGCTAGAAAAGAAGTAACCCCATTCCCACGACCGCTGCGGCCTATCGCCATTTCAGCCAATAGCACAGGTAGTCCAACAATGAGTAGGCAAACGATAAACAACAAGAAGAAGGCTGCGCCACCGTACTGACCCGTAATATAGGGGAACTTCCACATGTTCCCGAGGCCGATTGAGCTACCAATTGCGGTTAAGATAAAGCCTGTTGAGGTAAAGCGTTCAACATTGGATTGCTGCATATTGTTTACCCACCTTTTTCATAAGTCGATTATATTTTTTAACAATATATCAGCAAAAGGGTTTTTTTGTCCACTACAAAAGTACGTTAATCTACTGGGGGTATACATACTTATACATATGTTGATTAGATATTGAACATACTTACAAGTAAATTGTTATCTGGTATACTAGTCAATTTTTAAAAAGAGTGTTATTTCGTTGTTGTGGCAACATTTCTATATCGCATTCAGGGGACATATGAAAAAGTTCCTCGGTACTTACAATATCTTATGCCTTCCACAACAGACCGGATTTATGGCATTCACTCTTTAATATCGTATTAGGAATCTATCCACTTGCTTGTGTTGGATGCACTACTATGGCTTGGATACTTGAACCCCGTAGGCGGTTCCCATTGAAATGTTATTCATTGCAAACGACAATAATGAAAAACTCGTACCGAGTGTCACGATAAGAAACAAATAGGAGCTCCAATGGGGATGTTCCGTAACGTGTTTGAGGGCAACATATCTCGCGCCGCAGAGCGGTTGGATTATGTGCAATCCCAATGTGACCACAAAAATTCGGAAGTTGGAAGCTTGGCTTCGTAGCGCAGGCATTCCTTTGACGAACAGGATGGAAATCAGCTCCCAAGCACAATAAGCATTATAGCTTGAGATGGCATTTGCTAAGCCACCAACATGATCGCAGCATGTCAAAGGCGGCACCTGCTTCCGCGGGTGCCGCCTAACAATCCCTTATACGTGTAACGCGGCTGAAGCTACTTCATCCCTTCCAGCAAACTAATAATTTGCAGCTTGGTAGGCACGCCCGTTTGAACCAAGTTGCTCGACCGATCATAATTTACGCCATAGTCGTTATCATTTACGAGTGCCAGCGTAAACTCATCGATAACCGTTAAGCCCTCGGGCTTAATGTTGGCATACCCGAGGGTAACGAGATCAACGACACCCTTTTTCGAGGCAACGACAATCCCTTTTGCTTTCAAATCAGCAGGTGACAGCTTCTCCAAATTGTCGCTCACCTTGCTCCCAAGAATATTCGTCGCATGTTCAAAATCAGCTCTATAAATGCGCTTCAATTTCGACTTAGTACCTTCATAAGTATCATTCTCATTGACGAGCAGCTTACTAGTCGACAGCGCAGATAACTCGCTCAGCACAATATCTTGCTGTTGTACATGTTTATAGTCAGCTGCACGATCCGTTTGATAGACATATTCAGCAACGGCCTTCTTTTTCTTTAAGTCCAATTTCAAGACACGAAAATGCCGTGACGCTTGTCCAGCTGCCAGCGAACTTTGCGTTGTCGCGAACAAATATTTGCCGTCAGGAGAAATCGTCACATTTTCAAAGCCGCGCTGTTGAGCAAGGTTGCGATAAGAAGCGGGGATCATTTCAACCGTATTCCCTTGCTCTCTTACCCCCGCTTGCCGCAGCTGCTCCTTCGTACCTTCTGGTACATAGCGCCCTACAATCGTTCCGTTGCGCTTTATTTGCACTAAAGAAGGGCGGTAATGCTCGCCAAGCCAGAACGTATCATCATTCGGATTGTAAGCAATCCCCTCCAAATGAAGTCCCTCAGTACGAACTCCAGGCTGACGAATCTTAATTGTCTCCAGCACTTCGATTTCCCCATGGCTGACACGAATTTTGTACAGCCGCGATGAAGTCGCATCACTTGAACTTGTAGTCGTGCCGCGCTTATGTGCCCCCACTTCGCCATGCGGCCCGCGGTCCGCAACCGTGTAAAACACGTTTGCCGGATCGGACGGTATACGCACAAGTCCAGACAAGCCCCCTTCACGAATGCCTTTGCCAAGGGTGGCTGCCTTTTTCCATTCATACTCTGCTGTGACCGCAAAGCCATGCCCACAATCCGCAATCGAAGCATATGCAGTGGGCAGAGAGCTAAAGGTCATTACTGCCATCAAAGCAAATATAAAGCGTTTTCTCGCGGTTTTGTTCAACGTCATTGTCGCCTCCCTATTTATGTATCCATATGAATAACTTCTATAGACTGTAGAGAAAGCCACCCCCTTTCGAAGCAAAATTTAAAAATCTCTCCTATTAAATGAGAAGTACAATTTGAATTTCATAGAATGAGTGATGTGTTGTTCATGATGTGAGTTTAAATGTAAGTGTAAGAAAAAAAGAAGAGGAAAGTATGATGAGTTTTGCTGAGTTTATCATACAATCCATTCCATACGGTGTAAATAAATAGCTGTGCGGTTCACTTAAACGGCTAAACGCCTAAATGGCTAAATGGCGTAACGTCGTCGCAGCACTTCGGCCATTTCGCGAACTTGCCCCGCTTCAGGCAGGTGGAATCGTTCCGCAGCTTGCTCCAATACAGCTGGATTCTGGCGCTCCCGAACAACCCGCTTAATACCCTCAGCAAATACATGCGCGGCATCGGGGCCAAGCTCAATCAGCTCTTCTAAGCTAGCTGTACTATTTTCAACGACCACGGGGTACTTAGCATTCTCTGCCCCCTTAGCAGCCCGCTCATAGAACTCGCGCACAAGCTGCGCACGTTCTCGGCCAGAACCGGCGGCCACGATAAATCCTTGCACAATGTAAGCATGGGCCTGCCGCCGCTGCGCAATTCCGCAGAACTTGCGTCCGCCAACGCTCAGATCGTAATCCCCAGGGCAATACGCCCCTTCGATTTCTCCTTTATCCACCTTGCCTCCACTTGCATGCAAAGCCAACTGGATCAAGCGATACATACGCTCAAAGTCGCTATGAAAATGGACATCCTCCTGCCCCGTCTTAGGCAAGATGAGTGAGACATTGACCACGCCAAGGTCAAGCGGCACAGCAGCTCCGCCGGAATTGCGGATCGCTGTAGAATAGCCTTGCGCCTCCAACCATTGCTGAGCCTGTGCAGCCAGCGGCAATCGGCTATCTCGTAGCCCCATCGAGAACGCGCGCGGATGCCGCCATAAATGACAGATCGGCGGGCCCCCTTTGCCCGTCTGCTTGCACAGCAGTTCATCTAGGGCGAACGAATACAATACATCCTGTTCCGTAAAATCATTTGTTCGATCAAGGATAAGCATATTTTCGAGCCCCTGTTCGAAGTCTTGATCGAGTCCCTGAATATCGTTATTTTCATTACTAGTTTGGCTGTCTCGAATGTTCTGGTCCACATGTACTCGCCCGTTCGTCACGCAGAAATTCCCCTTCCCTTTCCTGAATACCCTGTTGAATACGTGTGAAAATGTCTGAAACACCTTTATGTTAGCACGAATTTTTGACAAATCACAATTCCGCCGTTGGAGGACAATGTCGTTATATTGACTGCGTACAAGATGCACGGTATAGTCAGAAAGCTAAATATAACCATGTAAAAAATAGGGGGAATTCACATGAAAAATAGGTCATCAGCAGCAAAATGGTTGCTCGCACTTCTCACTGTTATCGTTACCTCAGTAAGTGTACAAAGCAGCGTGTACGCAACAGCGTCTTCAGCAGCCACAGAGGCGGATTTAGAACTTCGCTACGATTGCTCATCGACGGCGACGAAACAAATGTGGACAATTAAAAATCCAACAGCTAAAAATTATGTGCGCAATGGCGCTTACTGGGTTGCACGTAACCACGTAGACGCCAGCCAAGCGCGAGTTGTAAAAGATAGTGTTATTCCTTCTATTCCTGCGGGCAGTGAAACGACGGTCGAGTTCGATATCACGAAATGGGGGACATATTCAGGCAAAAATGTGCCCACTCGCATGGACATCGCCAATCGAGACTACAAGTCCTTGCAATACGTGACAACACAATGCGAGCGTGAGGAAGGCATCATCATTACATTTGAGAAGCGAGTGGGCACAAAATCGTTCTTCACCGTAACGAACTATACCAATAAGGTGTACAAGGGCCAGTGGTATGCTTTCGGCAACAACAATAAGTACGCTAACGACGGCTGGATTATGGTACCCGGTCATGGCAAGTCCGTAACGATGACCGTAAACTATTGGAATGTAGGACGTGAACCACTTACGAAAGTGATTTTGTCTGATGGCGGATCTGGCTGGCTAGGGGCTAACAAGGCGCCAGTTGCACAGTGGAGGCCGTAAATCGTTTAAAATTTTCGAAACGGGCAATAATATGGACCTGCTCAACTGTACGGTTGGGCAAAAAAATACCGTGCTCTGATGTGAACACGGCAGCTCGCATATTCGGAGAGAATCATTGTCTGAGGATTTTTGCTGCGGTGTACGTGCAGGGTGAATTCGATTCTGAGCTAGTCGCTTAGTTAAGAGGGAGAGTGTGACGGGTAATGCTGTTGCGTCCATCAACACTAACAGGCACATCGCCAGCAAGCGTAACGCGGCGCACGACCCGGTGCTTATCGCCGTAGTCGTTCACAGCAACGTGTTGGGTAGCACGATTATCCCAAATGACCACATCGCCCACAGCCCAGCGCCAGCGCACTGTATTTTCTAACCGAGTAATATGATCTTGAAAAATGGCTAATAAATGTGCAGAATCGGGCTGCGAGTAGCCTAGAATTCGTTTGACAAAACCACCGAGTACCAAGGTCCGCTCTCCCGTTTCCGGGTGAACGCGTACAACAGGATGTTCGGTTTCATAGACAGTTGACGTAAACACCTTGCGATAGCGCTGTTCTTCATCAGCAGACACGTTCTGTCTTCTGGCAGCGTAGTCGTAAGCATTTGAATGCAATGCCCATAACTGATCGGCAAGCTCGCGTAACTCTTGCGGCAAATACTCGTAAGCGGTAGCTGTGTTAGCCCATACGGTATCGCCACCTGCGTCGGGGATGACAACGCCTCGCAGTATGGAGGCTTGAGGGTAAGCATCAATAAAGGTGACATCCGTATGCCATACGTCTGCCCGTCCACCATGGTGGGAGTCCAGCTCGAGCACGTAATTCGTGCCTTGCTTGGTCGGTACTGTAGGATGCGCAAATGGCTGTCCTAGCAATTGAGCAAAAGCTTCCTGAGCGGCATCATCGAACTGCTGCTGCCCGCGAAAAAATAATACTTTGTGCGTGAGCAGCGCTTGCCGAATGAAATGAACCGTTGCTGCATCTAAGTTAGGGGATAAATGAATCCCTTTTACCTCGGCTCCGATACGAGCTGTGACGGGATGCACTTCGAATGCAGTATCCACCGTGTCTTTTACTTTTTCGACCGTCATATTCAGGCCCTCCTCACTCGTATTTAAGGGTGCAATATGGTGTGAGAGAACAATAAAGGCCGGGGCAATCGCTAAAGATATAGCGTTGCATCCCGGCCTCCAGTTGTCTGGTCAGCGCGTAAAACCAATTTAATTGTACTAATTTCATCGGATTAGTGTAATATTAAAGCGTAGTAATTGATTTGTCAAGTATAGGAAAAACATCATGCATCTTGCTCATAGGTAATATGATCATTTAAAGGTTGTAAAAGGGCATAGTAAAAAAATTGCATTCTGTCTTCAGGTGTGCTAAGATGAACTTAAGTTTAGTCCCTACATTGATAACCTAATTCACATATCGAAAAAGGTATCATAGTGTGAGATGAATCTTTTTCAATGTGTGAATTTTTTATTTTTCTCGGAGAATAAAAAGAAACATATTATTTTATTTATTTGGAGGTATTACCCATGCAAACAGGTACAGTTAAATGGTTTAACGCAGAGAAAGGTTTCGGCTTCATCGAAGTTGAAGGCGGCAACGATGTATTCGTTCACTTCTCCGCAATCCAAGGCGACGGTTTCAAAACTTTGGACGAAGGCCAACGCGTTGAGTTCAACGTTGTTCAAGGCAACCGTGGTCCACAAGCTGAGAACGTTACAAAATTGTAGTATCCTTAAACAACCCCTAACTTAGGTTAGGGGTTGTTTTTTATATATCCGTCATTAATACTGCCCATCATTTGCTTCACTTGAGCCTGTAAAGCTTCTAATTGCTCTACGGTCATTCCGCTAGACTGAAACAGCGTCTTTGGAATACATAACGCTTGTTCTCGCAGATCAAGCCCCTTCTGTGCAATACGTACCATAACAACACGCTCATCTTTACTTGAGCGCTGCCTTTGTAACAATCCCGCAGCTTCCATTCGCTTCAACATCGGTGTTAACGTACCCGAATCCAGATCAAGAATTTCGCTAAGTTGTTTTACAGAGCTTTCTTGTTGTTCCCACAACGCTAATAGCACCAAATATTGCGGATATGTAAGGCCCAATTCATCTAAAAAAGGCCTGTACATTCTCGATATCGCTCTTGAACAGGCATACAGCGTAAAGCAAAGCTGATTATCAAGCTTTAAATAATCATGTTCATTCACCGTAGACAGCCCTCCTTTACATGGTACAGCAAATAAATTGTTCACAAATAAATTGTGATGAAAATATACAATATCTCTACGCAGGAGTCAATCGCAGTCCATCAAACACTCGTGAGGAGGGTTAGCATGTTTGTACCATGTTCAGTTCATGATCAACTGTTAAATAGTCAGACTTTTATGGAAAATGAAGTGCAATTTAATTTGCTACATATCATTTGTGAGTCGCAACCGTCTTTATTCATCAAGTCAGTAGATGAACAAGTATTTATAGCACAAGCGACTGGAAGAAAGGCATGGCTATGGGTAACAAGCGGAATTTCCATTAGGGACAAGCAGAATATTGTAACGCAATTATGCACGTATTTAACAGAGAGCCGCACACCGATATTGCCAGCCTTGTGTGGTGATCCTGACACTGTTAACCTGTTTGCCGAACAATATGCGGCTGCTCATCATTTGAAGGCGGAGACAAATATGGTGATGCAGGCTTATTATTGCCCTCAAGTCACCTATCCTAGCAATATAACCGGCGTAATGGAAAAAGCGACGCCAGCGCATATCGATATGGTGGCGACATGTTTAGTTGATTTTTACGAATCAGCCTTTGGCATTTCGGAACAAAAAGAAGCATTGCTCGGCTCTGCGGAGCAAATGATCCGTCAGGATGATCTATACGTATGGGTGGTTGACGGACAACCCGTATCGATGGCTAATATTTCGCACCGCTCACCGCGACATGCGCGTATTAACGCAGTCTCCACGCCTGTTGCACAGCGTAAGAAAGGCTACGCGAGTGGACTGATTGCTTCATTATGTACGCTCATTTTGCAGCAAAATCTTACCCCAATGCTGTATGCAGATATGAGCAATCCCGACTCGAATAACGTCTATAAGAAAGTTGGTTTTGTGGAGAGTGGCCTCATTCATGACATTACGTTTGCGGTTCAAGGAGAATAATACACCCGATTCGAACTATTGATGCGTGCAGTCCATTTCCTCAAAGCGGGATGATGTAGAAAAGGTTGGTTGCTACTAGTAGACATCAGAAAAAGAGGGTGTCTT harbors:
- a CDS encoding sodium-dependent transporter, with the protein product MQQSNVERFTSTGFILTAIGSSIGLGNMWKFPYITGQYGGAAFFLLFIVCLLIVGLPVLLAEMAIGRSGRGNGVTSFLALSSNNKKWGSLGFISVLAAFLVLSFYSVVAGWTMHYAVLSFSDLLYTDHLFTERFTNFTAGYMPLMWQTVAMVGTGIVVGRGISGGIEKFNKILVPGLVIILIILMGRALTLPNAMAGVEFFLKPDFSKLTAESALVALGHAFFSLSLGMGIMITYGSYMKKQQSLKSAVFAVGVGDLLYALIAGLIIFPTSFAYNIEPTQGAGLAFMALPAAFAAMPFGHLFGGLFFLLLAIAALTSAVSILEVPVAYAMGKWKWTRVKATVITTFACFLVGALSALSGTSLLADFTLFGKSFMDLVDFLTSNILLPFGGLIVTIFAGYAWKQVRQDTGIDGAWFKWWMFLLRYIAPVLILAILLYSAGILNFFN
- a CDS encoding esterase-like activity of phytase family protein: MTLNKTARKRFIFALMAVMTFSSLPTAYASIADCGHGFAVTAEYEWKKAATLGKGIREGGLSGLVRIPSDPANVFYTVADRGPHGEVGAHKRGTTTSSSDATSSRLYKIRVSHGEIEVLETIKIRQPGVRTEGLHLEGIAYNPNDDTFWLGEHYRPSLVQIKRNGTIVGRYVPEGTKEQLRQAGVREQGNTVEMIPASYRNLAQQRGFENVTISPDGKYLFATTQSSLAAGQASRHFRVLKLDLKKKKAVAEYVYQTDRAADYKHVQQQDIVLSELSALSTSKLLVNENDTYEGTKSKLKRIYRADFEHATNILGSKVSDNLEKLSPADLKAKGIVVASKKGVVDLVTLGYANIKPEGLTVIDEFTLALVNDNDYGVNYDRSSNLVQTGVPTKLQIISLLEGMK
- a CDS encoding lipoate--protein ligase family protein; amino-acid sequence: MDQNIRDSQTSNENNDIQGLDQDFEQGLENMLILDRTNDFTEQDVLYSFALDELLCKQTGKGGPPICHLWRHPRAFSMGLRDSRLPLAAQAQQWLEAQGYSTAIRNSGGAAVPLDLGVVNVSLILPKTGQEDVHFHSDFERMYRLIQLALHASGGKVDKGEIEGAYCPGDYDLSVGGRKFCGIAQRRQAHAYIVQGFIVAAGSGRERAQLVREFYERAAKGAENAKYPVVVENSTASLEELIELGPDAAHVFAEGIKRVVRERQNPAVLEQAAERFHLPEAGQVREMAEVLRRRYAI
- a CDS encoding TauD/TfdA dioxygenase family protein, with protein sequence MTVEKVKDTVDTAFEVHPVTARIGAEVKGIHLSPNLDAATVHFIRQALLTHKVLFFRGQQQFDDAAQEAFAQLLGQPFAHPTVPTKQGTNYVLELDSHHGGRADVWHTDVTFIDAYPQASILRGVVIPDAGGDTVWANTATAYEYLPQELRELADQLWALHSNAYDYAARRQNVSADEEQRYRKVFTSTVYETEHPVVRVHPETGERTLVLGGFVKRILGYSQPDSAHLLAIFQDHITRLENTVRWRWAVGDVVIWDNRATQHVAVNDYGDKHRVVRRVTLAGDVPVSVDGRNSITRHTLPLN
- a CDS encoding cold-shock protein, with translation MQTGTVKWFNAEKGFGFIEVEGGNDVFVHFSAIQGDGFKTLDEGQRVEFNVVQGNRGPQAENVTKL
- a CDS encoding MarR family winged helix-turn-helix transcriptional regulator, yielding MNEHDYLKLDNQLCFTLYACSRAISRMYRPFLDELGLTYPQYLVLLALWEQQESSVKQLSEILDLDSGTLTPMLKRMEAAGLLQRQRSSKDERVVMVRIAQKGLDLREQALCIPKTLFQSSGMTVEQLEALQAQVKQMMGSINDGYIKNNP
- a CDS encoding GNAT family N-acetyltransferase; the protein is MFVPCSVHDQLLNSQTFMENEVQFNLLHIICESQPSLFIKSVDEQVFIAQATGRKAWLWVTSGISIRDKQNIVTQLCTYLTESRTPILPALCGDPDTVNLFAEQYAAAHHLKAETNMVMQAYYCPQVTYPSNITGVMEKATPAHIDMVATCLVDFYESAFGISEQKEALLGSAEQMIRQDDLYVWVVDGQPVSMANISHRSPRHARINAVSTPVAQRKKGYASGLIASLCTLILQQNLTPMLYADMSNPDSNNVYKKVGFVESGLIHDITFAVQGE